The following are from one region of the Indicator indicator isolate 239-I01 chromosome 14, UM_Iind_1.1, whole genome shotgun sequence genome:
- the STRAP gene encoding serine-threonine kinase receptor-associated protein isoform X1 — MAMRQTPLTCSGHTRPVVDLAFSGVTPYGYFLISACKDGKPMLRQGDTGDWIGTFLGHKGAVWGATLNTDATKAATAAADFTAKVWDAVSGDELITLAHKHIVKSVDFTQDSNYLLTGGQDKLLRIYDLSKPEAEPDVVSGHTSGIKKALWSSDDKQILSADDKTVRLWDRSTMTEVKALNVAMSVSSMEYVPEGQILVITYGKTIAFHSAETLEQIKSFEAPATINSASLHPAKECLVAGGEDFKLYKYDYNTGEELESYKGHFGPIHCVRFSPDGELYASGSEDGTLRLWQTTVGKTYGLWKCVVPEEENAEAAKARTTLPGTAEEEIAEDLPSENSDSVYSSTPEVKA; from the exons ATGGCCATGAGACAGACCCCGCTGACGTGCTCTGGGCACACAAGGCCCGTGGTGGACCTAGCCTTTAGCGGCGTCACCCCGTACGGCTACTTCCTCATCAGCGCCTGCAAGG ATGGTAAGCCTATGCTGCGTCAGGGCGACACAGGAGACTGGATTGGCACATTTCTGGGTCATAAAGGTGCTGTTTGGGGTGCCACTTTGAACACAGATGCCACGAAAgcagctacagcagcagcagattttaCAGC CAAAGTGTGGGATGCTGTGTCAGGCGATGAACTAATCACATTGGCTCACAAACACATTGTCAAAAGCGTGGATTTTACACAG GATAGCAATTATCTGTTAACAGGTGGACAAGATAAACTGCTGCGTATCTACGACTTGAGCAAGCCAGAAGCAG AACCTGATGTTGTCAGTGGACATACTTCTGGCATTAAAAAGGCTTTATGGAGCAGTGATGACAAACAGATTCTTTCAGCTGATGATAAAACTGTCCG CCTCTGGGACCGGAGTACCATGACTGAAGTGAAAGCTCTAAATGTTGCAATGTCAGTGAGCAGCATGGAGTATGTTCCAGAAGGGCAGATACTTGTGATAACCTATGGGAAGACTATTGCTTTTCATAGTGCAGAAAC TCTAGAGCAAATTAAGTCATTTGAAGCACCTGCTACAATCAATTCTGCATCACTTCACCCTGCAAAAGAATGTTTGGTTGCAGGTGGTGAAGATTTTAAACTCTATAAATATGACTATAATACAGGAGAAGAATTAG AATCTTACAAAGGACACTTTGGTCCAATTCACTGTGTTAGATTTAGCCCTGATGGAGAGTTATATGCAAGTGGCTCTGAGGATGGTACACTACGGCTGTGGCAGACAACAGTAGGGAAGACCTATGGTCTTTGGAAGTGTGTAGTTCCTG aagaggaaaatgcagaagcagcaaaagcaaggaCCACCCTTCCAGGAACTGCAGAGGAGGAAATAG CAGAAGATCTTCCCTCTGAAAACTCAGATTCAGTGTACAGCTCAACTCCTGAAGTTAAGGCCTGA
- the STRAP gene encoding serine-threonine kinase receptor-associated protein isoform X2 has product MAMRQTPLTCSGHTRPVVDLAFSGVTPYGYFLISACKDGKPMLRQGDTGDWIGTFLGHKGAVWGATLNTDATKAATAAADFTAKVWDAVSGDELITLAHKHIVKSVDFTQDSNYLLTGGQDKLLRIYDLSKPEAEPDVVSGHTSGIKKALWSSDDKQILSADDKTVRLWDRSTMTEVKALNVAMSVSSMEYVPEGQILVITYGKTIAFHSAETLEQIKSFEAPATINSASLHPAKECLVAGGEDFKLYKYDYNTGEELESYKGHFGPIHCVRFSPDGELYASGSEDGTLRLWQTTVGKTYGLWKCVVPEENAEAAKARTTLPGTAEEEIAEDLPSENSDSVYSSTPEVKA; this is encoded by the exons ATGGCCATGAGACAGACCCCGCTGACGTGCTCTGGGCACACAAGGCCCGTGGTGGACCTAGCCTTTAGCGGCGTCACCCCGTACGGCTACTTCCTCATCAGCGCCTGCAAGG ATGGTAAGCCTATGCTGCGTCAGGGCGACACAGGAGACTGGATTGGCACATTTCTGGGTCATAAAGGTGCTGTTTGGGGTGCCACTTTGAACACAGATGCCACGAAAgcagctacagcagcagcagattttaCAGC CAAAGTGTGGGATGCTGTGTCAGGCGATGAACTAATCACATTGGCTCACAAACACATTGTCAAAAGCGTGGATTTTACACAG GATAGCAATTATCTGTTAACAGGTGGACAAGATAAACTGCTGCGTATCTACGACTTGAGCAAGCCAGAAGCAG AACCTGATGTTGTCAGTGGACATACTTCTGGCATTAAAAAGGCTTTATGGAGCAGTGATGACAAACAGATTCTTTCAGCTGATGATAAAACTGTCCG CCTCTGGGACCGGAGTACCATGACTGAAGTGAAAGCTCTAAATGTTGCAATGTCAGTGAGCAGCATGGAGTATGTTCCAGAAGGGCAGATACTTGTGATAACCTATGGGAAGACTATTGCTTTTCATAGTGCAGAAAC TCTAGAGCAAATTAAGTCATTTGAAGCACCTGCTACAATCAATTCTGCATCACTTCACCCTGCAAAAGAATGTTTGGTTGCAGGTGGTGAAGATTTTAAACTCTATAAATATGACTATAATACAGGAGAAGAATTAG AATCTTACAAAGGACACTTTGGTCCAATTCACTGTGTTAGATTTAGCCCTGATGGAGAGTTATATGCAAGTGGCTCTGAGGATGGTACACTACGGCTGTGGCAGACAACAGTAGGGAAGACCTATGGTCTTTGGAAGTGTGTAGTTCCTG aggaaaatgcagaagcagcaaaagcaaggaCCACCCTTCCAGGAACTGCAGAGGAGGAAATAG CAGAAGATCTTCCCTCTGAAAACTCAGATTCAGTGTACAGCTCAACTCCTGAAGTTAAGGCCTGA
- the STRAP gene encoding serine-threonine kinase receptor-associated protein isoform X3, producing MAMRQTPLTCSGHTRPVVDLAFSGVTPYGYFLISACKDGKPMLRQGDTGDWIGTFLGHKGAVWGATLNTDATKAATAAADFTAKVWDAVSGDELITLAHKHIVKSVDFTQDSNYLLTGGQDKLLRIYDLSKPEAEPDVVSGHTSGIKKALWSSDDKQILSADDKTVRLWDRSTMTEVKALNVAMSVSSMEYVPEGQILVITYGKTIAFHSAETLEQIKSFEAPATINSASLHPAKECLVAGGEDFKLYKYDYNTGEELESYKGHFGPIHCVRFSPDGELYASGSEDGTLRLWQTTVGKTYGLWKCVVPEEENAEAAKARTTLPGTAEEEIEDLPSENSDSVYSSTPEVKA from the exons ATGGCCATGAGACAGACCCCGCTGACGTGCTCTGGGCACACAAGGCCCGTGGTGGACCTAGCCTTTAGCGGCGTCACCCCGTACGGCTACTTCCTCATCAGCGCCTGCAAGG ATGGTAAGCCTATGCTGCGTCAGGGCGACACAGGAGACTGGATTGGCACATTTCTGGGTCATAAAGGTGCTGTTTGGGGTGCCACTTTGAACACAGATGCCACGAAAgcagctacagcagcagcagattttaCAGC CAAAGTGTGGGATGCTGTGTCAGGCGATGAACTAATCACATTGGCTCACAAACACATTGTCAAAAGCGTGGATTTTACACAG GATAGCAATTATCTGTTAACAGGTGGACAAGATAAACTGCTGCGTATCTACGACTTGAGCAAGCCAGAAGCAG AACCTGATGTTGTCAGTGGACATACTTCTGGCATTAAAAAGGCTTTATGGAGCAGTGATGACAAACAGATTCTTTCAGCTGATGATAAAACTGTCCG CCTCTGGGACCGGAGTACCATGACTGAAGTGAAAGCTCTAAATGTTGCAATGTCAGTGAGCAGCATGGAGTATGTTCCAGAAGGGCAGATACTTGTGATAACCTATGGGAAGACTATTGCTTTTCATAGTGCAGAAAC TCTAGAGCAAATTAAGTCATTTGAAGCACCTGCTACAATCAATTCTGCATCACTTCACCCTGCAAAAGAATGTTTGGTTGCAGGTGGTGAAGATTTTAAACTCTATAAATATGACTATAATACAGGAGAAGAATTAG AATCTTACAAAGGACACTTTGGTCCAATTCACTGTGTTAGATTTAGCCCTGATGGAGAGTTATATGCAAGTGGCTCTGAGGATGGTACACTACGGCTGTGGCAGACAACAGTAGGGAAGACCTATGGTCTTTGGAAGTGTGTAGTTCCTG aagaggaaaatgcagaagcagcaaaagcaaggaCCACCCTTCCAGGAACTGCAGAGGAGGAAATAG AAGATCTTCCCTCTGAAAACTCAGATTCAGTGTACAGCTCAACTCCTGAAGTTAAGGCCTGA